In one Candidatus Zixiibacteriota bacterium genomic region, the following are encoded:
- a CDS encoding DUF177 domain-containing protein, which yields MDLREFDQFPATAEVAAQKDEFQSFAPEVTAVDDVLLRVTIHKSGQEYICHGTVQAHVKMECSRCLREFSTELNMPTEFIVRSDSQPAETIKGVFDDQDYVYMHGQNLMADPGEIVRQALVLSLDMKPLCAADCKGLCPRCGANLNDGACSCRLERIDDRWSALKSLRNNHT from the coding sequence TTGGACCTAAGAGAATTCGATCAGTTTCCGGCGACGGCCGAAGTGGCGGCTCAAAAGGACGAATTTCAATCGTTCGCTCCCGAAGTGACGGCGGTTGACGATGTCCTGTTGCGGGTCACGATCCACAAGTCCGGTCAGGAATATATATGTCACGGGACAGTGCAGGCGCACGTCAAGATGGAGTGCAGCCGCTGCTTGCGCGAATTCTCGACTGAATTGAATATGCCGACCGAGTTTATCGTCCGATCGGATAGTCAGCCGGCGGAAACAATCAAGGGCGTGTTCGACGACCAGGATTATGTCTATATGCACGGACAGAACTTGATGGCCGACCCGGGCGAAATCGTCCGTCAGGCGCTGGTTCTATCTCTCGACATGAAGCCGTTATGTGCGGCGGACTGCAAGGGGTTGTGCCCGCGTTGCGGCGCCAATCTGAATGATGGCGCCTGCAGTTGCCGCCTTGAGCGGATCGATGACCGCTGGAGCGCGTTGAAGAGTCTGCGAAACAATCATACATAG
- a CDS encoding AtpZ/AtpI family protein, with product MTLLLVPPGGKKDRSYAQISLLAAIPAILVAAPLVGFFIGRWADQKLGTEPYLVIGGIVLGFFAAGREIYRLVKKSEELDKDDRDG from the coding sequence ATGACCCTTTTACTCGTTCCACCCGGTGGAAAAAAGGACAGGTCGTACGCCCAGATATCGCTGTTAGCGGCGATACCGGCGATCTTGGTGGCGGCCCCGCTGGTCGGGTTTTTCATCGGCCGTTGGGCCGACCAGAAACTCGGCACGGAGCCGTATCTGGTGATCGGTGGGATAGTCCTTGGTTTTTTCGCAGCGGGTCGCGAGATATATCGACTGGTGAAAAAGTCTGAGGAGTTGGATAAGGACGACCGGGATGGCTGA
- the atpF gene encoding F0F1 ATP synthase subunit B: protein MSLEWQQLLTHALGFLITLWILKRFAWKPLLALMEERRNRIAGEFRQIETERANVAGQKAEYDAKLREIENERRAKIVEAVEEGKKVAADIKSSAQNEVKELHVKARAELERDVAKARVELRNQMVTITMTAAEKLLREKLDDKKHRDLIDRYIAEIEKA from the coding sequence ATGAGTTTAGAGTGGCAGCAGTTACTTACCCATGCATTGGGTTTTCTCATCACGCTGTGGATCCTCAAACGCTTCGCCTGGAAGCCGCTTCTGGCTTTGATGGAAGAACGGCGGAATCGGATCGCGGGAGAATTCCGGCAGATTGAAACCGAAAGGGCGAATGTCGCAGGCCAAAAAGCTGAATACGATGCCAAGCTGCGTGAGATTGAGAATGAACGCCGGGCCAAAATTGTCGAAGCGGTTGAAGAAGGCAAGAAAGTGGCGGCAGATATCAAGAGCTCGGCGCAGAACGAGGTGAAGGAACTTCACGTCAAGGCGCGGGCCGAACTCGAACGGGATGTCGCCAAGGCGCGAGTGGAGCTTCGCAATCAGATGGTGACGATCACGATGACGGCCGCGGAAAAGCTGCTTCGCGAGAAGCTGGACGACAAAAAACACCGCGACCTGATCGACCGCTATATCGCGGAGATCGAGAAAGCATAG
- the atpB gene encoding F0F1 ATP synthase subunit A, which produces MSAFVHQIMTLAAPTVLPLLSVASSTEEGGSSELPSLVGMLTHHEGPIYHWVNIIYALAVSVILCVVAVRVYAKRQMIPGPLQNVVEMAVEGMYNFLHSILGHEARRFVPFLGTLFFYILFMNLMGIVPLGHSPSTNINITASLAIMVFLYVQYIGVTRLGIVGYFDHLIGQPRDVIGWVIVPLIFPIHVIGEFAKPFSLALRLFGNITGEDILVAAFVGLGVMALGFIGSPVGLPFNVPFILLGLLLSTIQALVFTLLSTIYILMMLPHEEHH; this is translated from the coding sequence ATGAGCGCTTTCGTTCACCAGATAATGACCCTTGCTGCGCCAACCGTGCTGCCGCTCCTGTCTGTGGCTTCATCGACTGAAGAGGGCGGGTCGTCCGAGCTTCCCTCACTCGTCGGGATGCTGACGCATCACGAAGGGCCAATATATCACTGGGTCAATATTATCTACGCGCTGGCGGTCTCCGTGATCCTCTGCGTGGTGGCGGTGCGGGTATATGCGAAACGACAGATGATCCCGGGACCGCTTCAGAATGTCGTCGAAATGGCCGTGGAAGGAATGTACAATTTCCTTCATTCAATCCTCGGCCACGAAGCCCGTAGGTTTGTGCCGTTTCTGGGGACATTGTTTTTCTATATCCTCTTTATGAACTTGATGGGGATCGTCCCGCTCGGCCATTCGCCCTCGACCAATATCAACATCACGGCATCGCTGGCGATAATGGTGTTCCTGTACGTGCAGTACATAGGGGTCACTCGGCTCGGCATTGTCGGGTATTTCGACCACCTGATCGGTCAGCCACGCGACGTGATCGGATGGGTGATCGTGCCATTGATATTTCCCATTCACGTCATCGGCGAATTCGCCAAACCGTTCAGCCTGGCGCTCCGGTTGTTCGGTAATATTACCGGTGAGGATATTCTGGTGGCGGCGTTCGTGGGCTTAGGCGTGATGGCGCTGGGATTCATCGGTTCACCTGTCGGGCTGCCGTTCAACGTGCCGTTCATCCTTTTGGGATTGTTGCTGTCGACCATACAGGCACTGGTGTTCACGCTGTTGTCGACCATCTATATACTCATGATGTTACCGCATGAGGAGCATCATTGA
- a CDS encoding beta-ketoacyl-ACP synthase III produces the protein MGHKLSARIAGTGSYTPPHRMTNADLEKLVDTSDDWIVSRTGIRERRIAANGTATSDLAVEACRRAMDMAGVRNDDIDLVINGTVTPDYKLPSTACVIQEKMGLTTAAAFDIAAACTGFINGLSVAKAFIETGQYRRILVVGSEKLSSIVNYTDRATCVLFGDGAGAVVVEASDSDRGILSTYLKSDGRLREWLWVEVGGTARPYTPEYLWNGRDKVLMNGSEVFKVAVREMKKAALRVIEDARLTPADISLLVPHQANLRIIAALAKRLHIGHERMFLNLEKYGNTSAASVPIALDEANRQGRLKPGDHVLMVAFGGGLIWGAALVRW, from the coding sequence ATGGGTCACAAACTAAGCGCGCGGATAGCCGGGACGGGATCGTATACTCCGCCGCACCGGATGACCAACGCTGATCTCGAAAAGTTAGTCGATACATCCGACGATTGGATCGTCAGCCGCACCGGCATCAGGGAGCGACGGATCGCCGCCAACGGCACTGCCACATCCGACCTGGCCGTGGAGGCGTGCCGTCGGGCCATGGACATGGCCGGCGTTCGCAACGACGATATTGATCTGGTGATCAACGGCACGGTCACGCCGGATTACAAACTTCCGTCGACCGCCTGTGTGATACAGGAGAAAATGGGGCTGACCACCGCCGCGGCATTCGACATCGCGGCGGCATGCACCGGGTTCATCAACGGCCTTTCCGTGGCCAAGGCGTTTATCGAAACCGGCCAGTACCGGCGCATACTGGTGGTGGGTTCGGAGAAGCTGTCTTCGATCGTGAACTATACGGATCGCGCCACCTGTGTGTTATTTGGCGACGGCGCCGGTGCTGTGGTCGTGGAAGCCTCGGACTCGGATCGCGGGATCCTCTCGACCTACTTGAAGTCCGACGGCAGACTTCGCGAGTGGCTCTGGGTCGAAGTGGGCGGGACCGCCCGGCCATATACGCCGGAGTACTTATGGAACGGCCGGGACAAGGTCCTTATGAATGGATCGGAAGTGTTCAAGGTGGCTGTGCGCGAGATGAAGAAGGCGGCGCTAAGGGTGATCGAAGATGCCCGGTTGACACCCGCCGACATTTCGTTGCTCGTGCCGCATCAGGCCAACCTGCGGATTATTGCTGCCTTGGCCAAACGGCTGCATATCGGCCATGAGCGGATGTTCTTGAATCTGGAAAAGTACGGCAATACCTCGGCGGCTTCCGTTCCGATCGCGCTCGACGAAGCCAACCGCCAGGGAAGGCTGAAACCGGGTGATCATGTGTTGATGGTGGCGTTCGGCGGCGGGCTTATCTGGGGCGCCGCACTGGTGAGATGGTGA
- the atpA gene encoding F0F1 ATP synthase subunit alpha: MGLNPEEVSSVIRKEIEKYETKLEMESVGTVLQVGDGIARIWGLEDVQMSELILFPGDLLGMVLNLEADNVGAAIFGPDTKINEGDTVRRTGRVASVPVGEALVGRVVNPLGQPLDGKGPIVTDKYRVIEGHAPNVVQRQPVKEPLQTGLKAIDSMIPIGRGQRELIIGDRQTGKTALAIDTIINQKGQNVFCIYVAIGQKASTVAQVVEVLRKHGAMEYTTVVTASATDPAPLQYIAPYSGCAMGEEFRDSKRHALCIYDDLSKQAQAYRQLSLLLRRPPGREAYPGDIFYCHSRLLERAAKLSDELGGGSLTALPIIETQAGDVSAYIPTNVISITDGQIFLESELFFSGVRPAINVGISVSRVGGNAQTKMMKQVAGSLKLDLAQYRELAAFTQFGSDLDEATRKQLNRGEKMVELLKQLQYVPMPVAKQVMVIWVGTRGHFDDVPKAAIARFEREFFAYCDKNYPEIEPTLAKDKVISDATEAKLKDAVGKFKAQFKA; this comes from the coding sequence ATGGGTCTCAATCCTGAAGAAGTCTCATCGGTCATCAGAAAAGAGATCGAGAAATACGAGACCAAGCTCGAAATGGAGTCGGTGGGAACCGTGCTCCAGGTGGGCGATGGTATCGCTCGCATCTGGGGTCTTGAGGACGTCCAGATGTCCGAGTTGATCCTGTTCCCCGGCGATCTGCTGGGCATGGTGCTCAATCTCGAAGCCGACAACGTTGGCGCGGCGATTTTCGGCCCGGATACCAAGATTAACGAAGGGGACACGGTTCGTCGCACCGGACGAGTAGCCTCCGTGCCGGTAGGTGAGGCGCTGGTCGGCCGGGTGGTGAATCCGCTCGGGCAGCCGCTTGACGGCAAGGGCCCGATTGTGACCGATAAATATCGGGTGATCGAAGGGCACGCGCCGAATGTCGTGCAGCGCCAGCCGGTGAAAGAGCCGCTCCAGACAGGTCTCAAGGCGATTGACTCGATGATTCCCATCGGGCGCGGACAGCGCGAATTGATTATTGGGGACCGTCAGACCGGCAAGACGGCGCTGGCCATCGACACCATCATCAATCAAAAAGGTCAAAACGTCTTCTGCATATACGTAGCGATCGGGCAGAAGGCCTCGACGGTGGCCCAGGTAGTGGAAGTGCTCCGCAAGCACGGTGCGATGGAATATACCACAGTCGTGACCGCGTCGGCGACCGACCCGGCACCGCTTCAATATATCGCGCCCTATTCCGGATGTGCCATGGGTGAGGAGTTCCGCGATTCCAAGCGGCACGCGCTCTGTATTTACGATGACCTGTCCAAACAGGCGCAGGCGTACCGCCAGTTGTCGCTCCTGCTTCGTCGTCCGCCGGGCCGCGAGGCATACCCCGGAGACATTTTCTACTGTCACTCGCGTCTGCTGGAGCGTGCGGCCAAGTTGTCCGATGAATTGGGTGGCGGATCGCTGACCGCACTGCCGATTATCGAAACGCAGGCCGGCGACGTATCGGCTTACATTCCGACCAACGTAATCTCCATTACCGATGGCCAGATATTTCTCGAATCCGAGTTGTTCTTCTCCGGCGTACGACCGGCGATCAACGTGGGTATCTCGGTGTCGCGAGTCGGCGGCAACGCGCAAACCAAGATGATGAAGCAGGTGGCTGGCTCGTTGAAGCTGGACCTGGCGCAGTACCGTGAGCTGGCGGCGTTTACGCAGTTCGGTTCAGACCTGGACGAGGCGACCCGCAAGCAGCTCAACCGTGGCGAGAAGATGGTAGAGTTGCTTAAACAGTTGCAGTATGTCCCGATGCCGGTCGCCAAACAAGTGATGGTCATTTGGGTGGGAACCCGCGGGCATTTTGATGATGTGCCAAAGGCGGCGATTGCCCGATTCGAACGTGAGTTCTTCGCCTATTGCGACAAAAACTATCCGGAGATCGAGCCGACACTCGCCAAAGACAAAGTGATTTCGGACGCGACTGAAGCGAAGCTGAAAGACGCGGTCGGGAAATTCAAAGCCCAGTTCAAAGCATGA
- the atpG gene encoding ATP synthase F1 subunit gamma encodes MATLRAVKKRIRTVVSTRRITKAMEMVAAANLRKAQQRVMQAKPYARKLDEMLRHLAAGSAGEITHPYFEERPVKRHTLVVITSDRGLCGSFNSNVIRRADQWLNEQHEAEVEIVAIGKRANDYYKRRRWPVVQFYGDWGGVIDYDKARRIVSFLTARFVAGETDAINLVYTRFLSMARYQLTNEQYLPIARPKVSAEEKCGEYIFEPSPEMIYAALMPGYATTKMVTALVESFASEHGSRMMAMGAATNNAGDMINTLTLDYNKARQAQITKEILEVVSGAEALKG; translated from the coding sequence GTGGCGACACTGAGAGCAGTAAAAAAACGAATCCGGACGGTTGTATCGACTCGTCGCATCACCAAGGCGATGGAGATGGTAGCTGCGGCCAATCTGCGTAAGGCGCAGCAACGGGTCATGCAGGCCAAACCGTATGCCAGGAAGCTTGACGAGATGCTGAGGCATCTGGCGGCCGGTTCAGCCGGCGAGATCACGCATCCGTATTTCGAGGAACGGCCGGTAAAACGGCACACCTTGGTGGTGATCACGTCGGATCGAGGGCTCTGCGGCTCGTTCAACTCGAACGTGATCCGTCGCGCTGACCAGTGGCTCAACGAGCAGCACGAGGCGGAGGTCGAGATCGTGGCGATAGGCAAACGCGCCAACGATTACTACAAGCGCCGCCGCTGGCCGGTCGTCCAATTCTATGGCGACTGGGGCGGCGTCATCGACTACGATAAAGCCCGCCGTATCGTGTCGTTTCTTACTGCACGGTTCGTGGCGGGCGAAACCGATGCCATCAATCTGGTCTATACGCGTTTTTTGTCCATGGCTCGATATCAGTTGACGAACGAGCAGTACCTGCCGATCGCGCGTCCGAAAGTCAGCGCGGAAGAGAAATGTGGTGAGTATATATTTGAGCCGTCACCCGAAATGATCTATGCGGCGCTGATGCCGGGATATGCGACAACCAAAATGGTAACCGCTCTCGTGGAATCATTCGCCAGCGAACATGGCAGCCGGATGATGGCTATGGGGGCCGCCACCAACAACGCGGGCGATATGATCAATACCCTCACCCTGGATTACAACAAGGCGCGGCAGGCTCAGATCACGAAAGAGATATTGGAAGTGGTGTCCGGAGCGGAGGCGTTGAAAGGGTGA
- the rpmF gene encoding 50S ribosomal protein L32 encodes MPNPKRRHSRTRGRLRRTGWKIAVPNVGECSNCHQSRLPHHICPHCGFYDGRKVLATREV; translated from the coding sequence ATGCCCAACCCAAAACGACGACACTCGCGAACGCGCGGGCGGCTGCGCCGCACCGGCTGGAAGATAGCCGTGCCCAACGTGGGCGAGTGCTCCAACTGCCACCAATCGCGTCTGCCGCACCATATCTGCCCGCACTGCGGGTTCTATGACGGGCGCAAGGTGCTTGCCACCCGGGAAGTGTAG
- a CDS encoding outer membrane beta-barrel protein, with translation MRKLLVACCLLAGLGGTVQAQSIRVGIGFSAGMDVPIGQEDQKSGSLFGFRARLKLLPAIALEPNLFFTKYGQPSPQDIPDYDLPGSKITAYGVDATLGAKIGGTGVKPFGILGVGHYTVKREEADQKFSEIGWSAGLGLEIGITSVVGLDFRGKLVVIPVEGGDSKKAASVTGGLNYYFGN, from the coding sequence GTGAGGAAACTGCTTGTGGCCTGCTGCCTGCTGGCGGGGCTGGGAGGGACCGTCCAGGCGCAGAGCATCAGGGTCGGCATCGGGTTTTCCGCCGGTATGGATGTGCCGATCGGCCAGGAAGACCAGAAGTCCGGATCGCTGTTCGGGTTTAGAGCCCGACTGAAACTGCTCCCGGCGATTGCGCTGGAGCCAAACCTGTTTTTCACCAAATACGGGCAACCCTCCCCGCAGGATATCCCCGACTACGATCTCCCCGGTTCCAAGATCACGGCGTATGGCGTTGATGCCACGCTGGGGGCGAAGATCGGTGGCACCGGTGTCAAGCCGTTCGGTATTCTGGGAGTCGGACACTACACGGTCAAGCGGGAGGAGGCGGATCAGAAATTCTCAGAGATCGGTTGGTCGGCCGGGTTGGGACTGGAGATCGGGATTACGTCAGTGGTGGGGCTCGATTTCCGCGGCAAACTGGTGGTCATTCCTGTCGAAGGGGGCGATTCTAAAAAAGCCGCCTCGGTGACGGGTGGCCTTAACTACTACTTCGGTAACTGA
- the atpE gene encoding ATP synthase F0 subunit C yields the protein MDYQSMLAWALPMGVGLAAVGSGLGLGRAVGSAMEAIGRQPEASGKIQTAMIIGAALIEALTIYALVVFFLMFGKIGAH from the coding sequence ATGGACTATCAATCAATGTTGGCATGGGCATTGCCGATGGGCGTCGGCCTGGCGGCGGTTGGTTCCGGCCTCGGTCTGGGACGGGCGGTCGGTTCAGCGATGGAAGCGATCGGTCGTCAGCCCGAAGCATCCGGCAAGATTCAGACGGCCATGATTATCGGCGCTGCGCTGATCGAAGCTTTGACGATCTACGCCCTGGTGGTGTTTTTCCTGATGTTCGGGAAAATCGGCGCTCACTGA
- the atpC gene encoding ATP synthase F1 subunit epsilon, whose translation MMFLLSIVTPERAYYEAEVRSLTAPGSEGYLGVLSQHAPLITALKPGKIEFRDAEDVVHVLAVSDGFLEVSANRATILADAVEEANGIDIERARAAYERNKARIVKAGAGETDIDLPSVRSALERAANRIRVYNETHQ comes from the coding sequence ATGATGTTTCTTCTGTCGATCGTCACGCCGGAACGCGCGTACTATGAGGCGGAGGTCCGGTCACTAACCGCGCCGGGCAGCGAGGGGTATCTTGGTGTGCTTTCCCAGCACGCGCCGCTAATCACGGCGCTCAAGCCGGGCAAGATCGAGTTTCGAGATGCTGAGGATGTCGTGCATGTGCTGGCAGTGTCCGACGGCTTTCTGGAAGTTTCGGCAAACCGGGCGACGATCCTGGCGGATGCGGTTGAGGAAGCGAATGGGATCGACATCGAGCGGGCCAGGGCCGCATACGAGCGGAACAAAGCGCGCATTGTGAAGGCGGGTGCGGGGGAAACCGATATCGACCTGCCGTCGGTGCGTTCGGCTCTGGAGCGAGCGGCTAATCGCATTCGAGTGTATAACGAAACGCACCAGTAG
- the atpH gene encoding ATP synthase F1 subunit delta, with translation MLAQEIGHKYAHALFMSAKHKKMLELADEQFLALKAILSQDRSLQSFLDAPQVPDDKKEALIRKVFEGRMERMFVEFLLVLLDKHRINYLPEIIDEFDRLVKAEKGIARVTVITAMPLSTAEAQSLIARLAVRSGMTIELEQKIDPAILGGTIVIMHNQIIDGSLRHGLDRIREQLEKVKVA, from the coding sequence ATGCTGGCGCAAGAGATCGGACACAAATATGCGCACGCACTGTTCATGTCCGCCAAGCATAAGAAGATGCTTGAGTTGGCTGATGAGCAGTTCCTGGCGCTGAAAGCAATCCTTTCGCAGGACCGGTCGCTGCAGTCGTTTCTCGATGCGCCGCAAGTGCCGGATGACAAGAAAGAAGCGCTGATCCGGAAGGTCTTCGAAGGCCGCATGGAACGGATGTTTGTCGAGTTCCTGCTGGTCCTGCTTGATAAGCACCGGATCAACTACCTGCCGGAGATCATCGACGAATTCGACCGGCTCGTGAAAGCCGAGAAGGGTATTGCGCGGGTAACCGTCATCACGGCGATGCCGCTTTCGACAGCCGAAGCGCAGTCGCTGATCGCCCGCCTGGCAGTGAGGAGCGGGATGACCATTGAACTGGAGCAGAAGATCGATCCGGCCATCTTAGGCGGCACCATCGTGATTATGCACAACCAAATCATTGACGGATCGCTGCGGCACGGTCTGGACCGGATCCGCGAACAATTGGAAAAGGTCAAGGTGGCGTGA
- the plsX gene encoding phosphate acyltransferase PlsX, translating into MTGNGQYTVALDVMGADKGPGDIIDGGISAALKLGDRVKICLVGHKDKMDQYLVHHKSLPANVSIHHAESEVPMHIAATDGVKLKDSSISVGLRMVQRREADAFVSPGNTGAVMASSLLTLGRIEGVSRPAITAAFPTSEGRPAFVLDVGANADCKPQHLSQFAVMGSVYAQAVLHLEAPRVGLISIGEERSKGNELIFAAQELLKHSKINFVGNIEGRDIMAGTVDVAVTDGFTGNILLKFAESIQPLMMKAIKRQIQTNIFSRMGAYLMLPFLKRMKRAFDYAQYGGAPLLGVNGIVIICHGSSNSIAIGNAVLAAYEMANRGIKERIHDELITNHFGRTNGSQTKRADSRDGIVYSAAPDDQR; encoded by the coding sequence ATGACCGGAAACGGCCAGTACACGGTGGCGCTCGATGTCATGGGCGCGGACAAGGGCCCCGGCGACATTATTGATGGGGGCATAAGCGCCGCTCTCAAGCTGGGGGATCGAGTCAAAATCTGTCTGGTCGGTCACAAGGACAAAATGGACCAATACCTGGTCCACCATAAATCGCTTCCCGCGAATGTCTCCATACATCATGCCGAGTCCGAGGTGCCGATGCATATCGCGGCGACGGACGGTGTCAAATTGAAGGACAGTTCGATCTCGGTCGGACTCCGCATGGTGCAGCGCCGAGAGGCGGATGCCTTCGTGTCGCCGGGGAACACCGGTGCCGTGATGGCGTCGTCACTCCTGACGCTCGGTCGGATTGAAGGTGTCAGCCGCCCGGCCATAACGGCGGCGTTCCCGACCAGCGAGGGACGCCCGGCGTTTGTTCTTGATGTGGGTGCCAATGCCGACTGCAAGCCGCAGCATCTTTCGCAGTTTGCGGTCATGGGTTCAGTGTATGCGCAGGCCGTGCTTCATCTGGAAGCCCCCCGGGTGGGACTCATCTCCATCGGGGAAGAGCGCAGCAAAGGAAACGAATTGATATTCGCCGCCCAGGAACTCCTGAAACATTCCAAGATCAACTTCGTGGGAAACATCGAAGGACGCGACATCATGGCGGGAACGGTCGATGTGGCGGTGACCGACGGTTTCACCGGAAATATCCTGCTGAAATTCGCCGAGTCGATCCAGCCGCTCATGATGAAAGCGATTAAGCGCCAGATTCAAACCAATATCTTTTCGCGCATGGGCGCGTACTTGATGCTGCCGTTCCTGAAACGCATGAAGCGGGCGTTCGACTATGCCCAATACGGCGGCGCGCCGCTGCTGGGCGTCAACGGCATCGTGATCATCTGCCACGGTTCTTCGAACTCCATTGCGATCGGCAATGCCGTGCTCGCCGCGTACGAGATGGCGAATCGGGGCATCAAAGAACGGATTCACGACGAATTGATCACAAATCATTTTGGACGTACGAATGGGTCACAAACTAAGCGCGCGGATAGCCGGGACGGGATCGTATACTCCGCCGCACCGGATGACCAACGCTGA
- the atpD gene encoding F0F1 ATP synthase subunit beta: MAENIGKVVQVIGPTVDCEFPSDSLPNILNAIKIKDESRKIDLTVEVAIHIGDNIVRCVALASTDGLVRGMKAVDTGSPITVPVGDVALGRLFNLLGEPIDTVGALPPGTKRLPIHRAAPAFEDQVTTVEMFETGIKVIDLLEPYAKGGKVGLFGGAGVGKTVVIQELIHNIATEHGGYSVFCGVGERTREGNDLWLEMTHSGVIKKTALVFGQMNEPPGARLRVGLSGLTVAEYFRDEENQDVLLFIDNIFRFVQAGSEVSALLGRMPSAVGYQPTLGTEMGALQERITSTKSGSITSVQAIYVPADDLTDPAPATTFSHLDATTVLSRQIAELGIYPAVDPLDSTSRILDPLIVGEDHYRVARGVQQVLQRYKDLQDIIAILGIDELSEEDKLTVQRARKIQRFLSQPFHVAEAFTGKAGKYVRVGDTIRGFDMLISGQLDHIPEQFFFLVGPIEEAVENFEKSKK, translated from the coding sequence ATGGCTGAAAATATCGGAAAAGTGGTTCAGGTAATCGGCCCGACGGTGGATTGCGAGTTCCCCTCGGATTCGCTGCCGAACATCCTCAACGCCATCAAGATCAAGGATGAGTCACGCAAGATCGACCTGACGGTCGAGGTGGCGATTCATATCGGCGACAATATCGTGCGCTGTGTGGCGCTGGCCTCGACCGACGGCTTGGTGCGCGGCATGAAGGCGGTTGACACCGGTTCGCCCATTACCGTTCCTGTCGGCGATGTGGCGCTGGGACGCCTGTTCAATCTGCTTGGCGAGCCGATCGATACAGTTGGTGCATTGCCCCCGGGCACCAAGCGGCTGCCGATACATCGCGCCGCTCCCGCGTTCGAGGATCAGGTGACGACGGTCGAGATGTTCGAGACCGGTATCAAGGTGATCGACCTGCTGGAGCCGTATGCGAAGGGCGGAAAAGTGGGGCTCTTCGGTGGCGCCGGTGTCGGCAAAACGGTGGTCATTCAGGAACTGATCCACAATATCGCCACCGAGCATGGTGGCTATTCCGTGTTCTGCGGCGTCGGCGAACGAACCCGCGAGGGGAACGACCTCTGGCTCGAAATGACGCATTCCGGTGTTATCAAGAAAACCGCGCTGGTGTTCGGCCAGATGAACGAGCCGCCGGGCGCGCGCCTTCGCGTGGGACTTTCCGGTCTGACGGTGGCGGAATATTTCCGCGACGAAGAGAACCAGGATGTACTGTTGTTCATCGATAACATCTTCCGCTTCGTACAGGCAGGTTCGGAGGTTTCGGCGCTGCTCGGGCGGATGCCGTCGGCGGTAGGGTACCAACCTACTTTGGGCACGGAGATGGGGGCGCTCCAAGAGCGAATCACCTCGACAAAATCTGGTTCCATCACATCAGTGCAGGCGATCTACGTGCCGGCCGATGACCTGACCGATCCGGCCCCGGCGACCACGTTCTCGCACCTGGATGCCACGACCGTGCTGTCGCGGCAGATCGCCGAGCTGGGTATCTACCCGGCGGTGGACCCGCTCGACTCAACTTCGCGAATTCTCGATCCATTGATCGTCGGTGAAGATCATTACCGCGTGGCGCGCGGCGTGCAGCAGGTTCTTCAGCGCTATAAAGACCTTCAGGACATCATCGCCATTCTTGGTATTGATGAGCTGTCCGAGGAGGACAAACTGACGGTGCAGCGAGCGCGCAAAATTCAACGGTTCCTGTCGCAGCCGTTCCATGTGGCTGAGGCGTTCACCGGCAAGGCCGGTAAGTATGTCAGGGTGGGCGACACGATCAGGGGATTTGACATGCTGATATCGGGCCAGCTCGATCACATCCCTGAGCAGTTCTTCTTCCTGGTCGGACCGATCGAGGAAGCGGTCGAGAATTTCGAGAAATCGAAGAAGTAG